A genomic region of Torulaspora delbrueckii CBS 1146 chromosome 7, complete genome contains the following coding sequences:
- the SSN8 gene encoding cyclin-dependent protein serine/threonine kinase regulator SSN8 (similar to Saccharomyces cerevisiae SSN8 (YNL025C); ancestral locus Anc_2.294), with product MSGSYWSSTQRYQWQYTKESLAKERQKLWLLECQLFPQGLNIVMDSKQGGFDQPTTKNIPITHKDLHYDKDYNLRIYCYFLIMKLGRRLNIRQCALATAHIYLSRFLLKVSIREINLYLLVTTCVYLACKVEECPQYIRTLVSEARSLWPEFVPPDPTKVTEFEFYLIEELQSYLIVHHPYKSMEQIVNVLKEPPFELRLSQDELQNCWSLINDSYINDVHLMYPPHVIAVACLFITICIRGRTVKSSLSNVGNKGDNVMDTDPILTQVVKQQEIVNRFVAESQVDLEEVMNTVQELITLYDHWDKYHEPWIKFLLHTLYLRTSVPNTAMS from the coding sequence ATGTCAGGAAGTTACTGGTCTTCCACTCAAAGATACCAATGGCAATATACCAAAGAATCGCTGGCAAAAGAACGACAGAAATTGTGGTTACTGGAGTGCCAACTCTTCCCTCAGGGACTTAATATTGTGATGGACTCGAAACAAGGAGGTTTTGATCAACCAACGACAAAAAATATTCCTATCACACACAAAGACTTACATTATGATAAGGATTATAATCTGCGGATCTATTGCTATTTTTTAATTATGAAATTGGGACGAAGGTTGAATATTAGACAATGCGCATTGGCGACTGCTCACATCTATCTATCGAGGTTCTTACTCAAGGTTTCTATTCGTGAGATCAATCTTTATCTATTAGTGACTACTTGTGTCTATTTGGCGTGCAAAGTGGAAGAATGCCCGCAGTACATTAGAACGTTGGTCAGTGAAGCTAGATCTCTATGGCCCGAATTTGTTCCACCGGATCCCACGAAGGTCACAGAATTCGAGTTCTATcttattgaagaactgCAAAGCTATTTGATCGTTCATCATCCCTATAAATCGATGGAGCAGATAGTAAACGTTCTGAAGGAACCACCGTTTGAACTAAGATTGTCGCAGGATGAATTACAGAATTGTTGGTCACTGATCAATGATAGCTATATCAATGACGTTCATCTGATGTATCCGCCGCACGTTATCGCTGTTGCATGTCTATTTATCACCATTTGCATCAGAGGCAGAACCGTCAAGAGTTCTTTGTCCAATGTCGGTAATAAAGGCGACAATGTGATGGATACAGATCCTATCTTAACTCAAGTAGTGAAACAACAGGAGATTGTCAACAGATTTGTGGCAGAATCGCAGGTCGATCTAGAGGAAGTGATGAATACTGTGCAGGAACTAATCACGCTGTATGACCATTGGGACAAGTATCATGAGCCGTGGATAAAATTTCTATTGCATACTCTATACCTGAGAACATCAGTACCGAACACAGCAATGTCTTAA